One window of Helicobacter winghamensis ATCC BAA-430 genomic DNA carries:
- the rpe gene encoding ribulose-phosphate 3-epimerase, with amino-acid sequence MLVAPSILSANFGKLEAEVQAICAADCDFVHIDVMDGHFVPNLTLGPVVVESVVKASTKPLDIHLMVQNNSFFVDLFAPFKPEFLSFHIEEEKHANRLVQKIRDLGIKPAVVLNPHTGIESIEYLLEVVDMVLVMSVNPGFGGQKFIPNVLEKIKRLKDRIEIWNPKCLIEVDGGVSSANIELLREAGVDIVVAGSYVFSGDYAQKIASLK; translated from the coding sequence ATGCTTGTTGCGCCAAGTATTCTTTCAGCAAATTTTGGAAAATTAGAAGCGGAAGTGCAGGCAATTTGTGCGGCAGATTGTGATTTTGTGCATATTGATGTGATGGACGGACATTTTGTGCCAAATCTTACCTTAGGTCCTGTTGTTGTGGAATCTGTGGTAAAGGCTTCTACAAAGCCTCTTGATATTCATTTAATGGTGCAAAACAATTCCTTTTTTGTGGATTTGTTTGCGCCTTTTAAACCAGAGTTTTTATCTTTTCATATTGAAGAAGAAAAGCACGCAAACCGCTTAGTGCAAAAGATTAGAGATTTAGGCATTAAACCCGCTGTTGTGTTAAATCCACACACGGGAATTGAAAGCATAGAATACTTACTAGAAGTTGTGGATATGGTGCTTGTAATGAGTGTAAATCCGGGCTTTGGCGGGCAGAAGTTTATCCCAAATGTGTTAGAGAAAATCAAACGCTTAAAAGATAGAATTGAAATATGGAATCCAAAATGTTTAATTGAAGTTGATGGAGGCGTAAGTAGTGCAAATATCGAGCTTTTAAGAGAAGCAGGGGTAGATATTGTAGTAGCTGGAAGCTATGTTTTTAGTGGGGATTATGCACAAAAAATTGCGTCTTTAAAATAA
- the metG gene encoding methionine--tRNA ligase, whose amino-acid sequence MEEVLNSKFYITSPIYYVNDIPHIGHAYTTIIVDTLARFHRLKGNSVFCLTGTDEHGQKIEQSAKKMGQDPKNYVDSISKRFKDLWDSFDIAYDYFIRTTDSTHLQSAQYVFLKMYEKGDIYKGEYEGNYCISCESFFAKSQLMSEKNCPDCGKETTLLQEESYFFKLSAYAERLLKFYDENPDFILPKSRRNEVISFVKSGLEDLSITRTSFDWGIKLPKELLENNPNNQKHVMYVWLDALVNYLSALGFHNDLPNKMDFWPANFHIVGKDILRFHAIYWPAFLMSLDLPLPKHIAAHGWWTKDGAKMSKSIGNVVNPKEVVDAYGLDTFRYFILREVPFGQDGDFSQSALIERINADLGNDLGNLLNRLLGMGAKYFNNKLKADLSELKSTYCDELVQIQTILESLESHINEVQINRYLEELWKLFSLGNGIIAKKEPWQLIKDNKHTEVAQLLLLLANILLKAALFLSPCMPKSADKILKVFGLNANTECFKRFITQGEILDSVILEPTPALFPRIEEKLLQDSNMDLKLESKMQNKESKSTKLEPLEISSPISKDDFMKIDIRIGTIINAEVLPKSEKLLKLQVDLGEARPRQILAGIKAHYLPQDLLGKQVCVLANLKPAKLMGELSEGMILAAKDNNGLAFITPQNKRENGSQIS is encoded by the coding sequence ATGGAGGAAGTTTTGAATTCTAAATTTTATATTACATCGCCAATTTATTATGTTAATGATATTCCACACATCGGACACGCTTATACAACAATTATTGTAGATACTCTTGCAAGATTCCACCGCTTAAAAGGCAATAGCGTATTTTGCCTAACAGGAACAGATGAACACGGACAAAAAATAGAACAAAGTGCGAAAAAAATGGGGCAAGATCCAAAAAACTATGTGGATAGCATCTCAAAACGCTTCAAAGATCTTTGGGATTCTTTTGATATTGCTTATGATTATTTTATTAGAACCACAGATTCTACACATTTACAAAGTGCGCAATATGTATTTTTAAAAATGTATGAAAAGGGTGATATTTATAAAGGCGAGTATGAAGGCAATTATTGCATTTCTTGTGAATCCTTTTTTGCAAAATCACAATTAATGAGTGAAAAAAACTGCCCAGATTGCGGCAAAGAAACAACACTGCTTCAAGAAGAAAGTTATTTTTTCAAACTCAGCGCATACGCAGAAAGACTTTTAAAATTTTATGATGAAAATCCAGATTTTATCCTTCCAAAATCAAGGCGCAATGAAGTGATAAGCTTCGTAAAAAGTGGCTTAGAAGACCTATCTATTACACGCACAAGTTTTGATTGGGGAATCAAACTTCCAAAAGAACTTTTAGAAAATAATCCAAACAATCAAAAGCATGTAATGTATGTGTGGCTTGACGCACTTGTAAATTATCTAAGTGCTTTGGGATTTCACAATGATTTGCCAAACAAAATGGACTTTTGGCCAGCAAATTTTCACATTGTAGGCAAGGATATTTTGAGATTTCACGCAATTTATTGGCCCGCATTCTTAATGAGCCTTGATTTGCCACTTCCAAAACACATTGCCGCACACGGTTGGTGGACCAAAGATGGCGCAAAAATGAGTAAAAGCATCGGCAATGTTGTTAATCCTAAAGAAGTAGTAGATGCATATGGGCTTGATACATTTAGATATTTCATCTTGCGTGAAGTACCTTTTGGACAAGATGGCGATTTCTCACAAAGCGCGCTAATAGAACGGATTAATGCGGATTTAGGTAATGATTTAGGAAACTTGCTAAACCGCTTGTTGGGAATGGGAGCAAAATATTTTAATAACAAGCTAAAGGCAGATTTATCGGAGCTAAAATCTACATATTGTGATGAACTTGTGCAAATCCAAACAATCTTAGAAAGTTTGGAATCGCATATCAATGAAGTACAGATTAATCGCTACCTAGAAGAGCTTTGGAAACTCTTTAGTCTAGGTAATGGAATCATCGCCAAAAAAGAGCCATGGCAACTCATAAAGGATAATAAACACACGGAAGTGGCACAATTATTGCTACTACTTGCAAATATCTTGCTAAAAGCAGCACTTTTTTTATCACCTTGTATGCCAAAAAGTGCCGACAAGATTCTAAAAGTCTTTGGTTTGAACGCAAACACAGAGTGTTTTAAGCGTTTTATCACGCAAGGGGAGATTTTGGATTCCGTAATTTTAGAACCAACTCCAGCGCTCTTTCCACGCATTGAAGAGAAATTATTGCAAGATTCTAACATGGATTTGAAATTGGAATCCAAAATGCAAAATAAAGAATCTAAAAGCACAAAGCTTGAGCCTTTAGAGATTTCTAGCCCTATTAGTAAAGATGATTTTATGAAAATCGACATACGCATAGGAACAATTATAAATGCAGAAGTTTTACCTAAGAGTGAGAAGCTTCTAAAGCTTCAAGTAGATTTAGGTGAAGCACGCCCACGCCAGATTTTAGCTGGGATTAAAGCACATTATTTGCCGCAAGATTTGCTAGGGAAGCAAGTTTGCGTGTTAGCAAATTTAAAACCTGCAAAACTTATGGGGGAACTAAGTGAAGGAATGATTTTAGCAGCAAAAGATAATAATGGATTAGCCTTTATTACACCACAAAACAAAAGAGAGAATGGAAGTCAAATTAGCTAA
- a CDS encoding NifB/NifX family molybdenum-iron cluster-binding protein — MKIAVPVFDETLRVFNNTGHTPFFAIFEQSGSGMFKKIDFLELRKNPRGNESANAGCSHKDSEMSEEEQIAHKNEHNVLGEIIQDCAVVLVKKACQNTAKVFNECGIKVCKMDMDCQSAKDAFKFIKL; from the coding sequence ATGAAAATTGCCGTGCCTGTTTTTGACGAAACTCTAAGAGTGTTTAATAATACTGGACACACTCCATTTTTTGCCATTTTTGAACAAAGTGGAAGCGGAATGTTTAAAAAAATTGATTTCCTTGAGTTACGCAAAAATCCGCGTGGCAATGAGAGTGCTAATGCTGGTTGCTCACACAAAGATAGTGAGATGAGCGAAGAAGAGCAAATCGCACATAAAAATGAACACAATGTGTTAGGTGAGATTATCCAAGACTGCGCTGTTGTGCTTGTAAAAAAAGCCTGCCAAAATACAGCAAAAGTCTTTAATGAGTGTGGAATTAAAGTTTGCAAAATGGATATGGACTGCCAAAGCGCAAAAGACGCATTTAAGTTTATTAAGCTTTAA
- a CDS encoding tetratricopeptide repeat protein, translating into MQALLDLKKLESKNMELQNKFVELAALSALKLEIPQALEFCTQSYHLHKDSIFHALNLAKALFLAQDYAEATKLLEELVKMQHSLQKECLELFIEVYKAQNLLENAESMYCVLLQHAPKEWQRWLECGDMYFYNAPKKALEVYSACYKVAREVLDELVKNAPFVEIPQTCEPDSLTARFNSKPQIIENPEITQLKIFLNTNLEVRIAQILLNLFEKPKQEAQQALEILINLQAQNTNNDVYWLAFARALEYTGYYAQAEQAYRRIFTIPNVNAHNLYIAHFWLAYLLMRQNRFSEALESYEYRLCFASNNTFSPLHYSLAKEAFCKILMRLRIRKFACIVSKDLAIL; encoded by the coding sequence GTGCAGGCTTTGTTAGATTTAAAAAAGTTAGAATCTAAAAATATGGAATTGCAAAATAAGTTTGTAGAACTTGCTGCTTTAAGTGCTTTAAAATTAGAGATTCCACAGGCTTTAGAATTCTGCACGCAAAGTTATCATTTACATAAAGATTCTATATTCCACGCACTTAATCTTGCAAAAGCCTTGTTTTTAGCACAAGATTACGCAGAGGCTACAAAGCTTTTAGAAGAGTTGGTTAAAATGCAGCATTCCTTACAAAAAGAATGTTTGGAATTGTTCATCGAAGTCTATAAGGCGCAAAATTTGCTAGAAAATGCGGAGAGTATGTATTGTGTGCTTTTGCAGCACGCGCCTAAAGAATGGCAAAGGTGGCTAGAATGTGGTGATATGTATTTTTATAATGCTCCAAAAAAGGCATTAGAAGTTTATAGTGCGTGCTATAAAGTTGCAAGGGAAGTCTTAGATGAGCTAGTTAAAAACGCTCCCTTTGTAGAGATTCCACAAACTTGTGAACCAGACTCACTTACGGCAAGATTTAATTCTAAACCACAAATTATAGAAAATCCAGAAATCACACAATTAAAAATCTTTTTAAATACAAATTTAGAAGTGAGAATCGCGCAAATTTTGTTAAATCTTTTTGAAAAACCTAAGCAAGAAGCACAGCAAGCACTTGAGATTTTGATAAATTTACAAGCGCAAAATACTAATAATGATGTGTATTGGCTAGCCTTTGCGCGTGCTTTAGAATACACAGGATATTATGCGCAAGCAGAGCAAGCGTATAGAAGGATTTTTACAATTCCTAATGTTAATGCGCATAATTTATACATAGCGCATTTTTGGCTAGCCTATCTTTTAATGCGTCAAAATCGCTTTAGTGAAGCCCTAGAGTCCTATGAGTATCGTTTGTGTTTTGCAAGTAATAATACCTTTTCTCCTTTGCATTATAGTCTTGCTAAAGAAGCGTTTTGCAAGATTCTAATGCGTTTAAGGATAAGGAAATTTGCGTGTATTGTGAGCAAGGATTTGGCGATACTTTAA
- a CDS encoding class 1 fructose-bisphosphatase: MDSILTKIKQASLEIYSILQKSLGEYTQSTNATGDTQLKADVQADLIVQNTLKTLPCVKQICSEEQTSAITLYDNGTYSIAYDPLDGSSLMGANLSVGSIFGIYQGDFLPQNLVASAYVVYGMVVGIGFTSLLKEGVDYFTYDGEKFGLQKCLKLSEKGKLNATGGTQKNWSKTHKEKMESLFDAGYRLRYSGGMVPDLHHILVKGGGLFSYPATSDAPKGKLRMLFEVFPFAFIFERAGGKAVFIDELESKITPLLELKPTHLHDTTPCYFGSIWEIEFVSR, translated from the coding sequence TTGGATTCCATTCTTACAAAGATTAAGCAAGCAAGTTTGGAAATTTATTCTATTTTACAAAAAAGTCTAGGGGAATACACACAAAGCACAAATGCCACAGGCGATACGCAACTAAAAGCTGATGTGCAAGCGGATTTAATCGTGCAAAATACACTTAAAACACTTCCTTGCGTGAAACAAATTTGTAGCGAAGAGCAGACAAGTGCGATTACACTCTACGATAATGGCACATATTCTATTGCTTATGATCCTCTTGATGGTTCATCTTTAATGGGAGCAAACTTAAGTGTGGGAAGTATTTTTGGAATCTATCAAGGTGATTTTCTTCCGCAAAACTTAGTCGCAAGCGCGTATGTTGTGTATGGAATGGTAGTTGGAATCGGATTTACTTCACTTTTAAAAGAAGGTGTGGATTACTTCACTTATGATGGAGAAAAATTTGGCTTACAAAAATGCTTAAAACTTTCAGAAAAGGGCAAGTTAAACGCCACGGGTGGCACACAAAAAAACTGGAGCAAAACACATAAAGAAAAAATGGAATCCCTTTTTGATGCAGGCTATCGCTTGCGTTATAGTGGAGGAATGGTTCCAGATCTACACCACATTTTAGTCAAAGGCGGTGGATTGTTTTCCTATCCTGCTACAAGCGATGCACCAAAGGGCAAACTGAGAATGCTTTTTGAAGTCTTTCCCTTTGCTTTTATCTTTGAAAGAGCTGGTGGAAAGGCGGTTTTTATTGATGAGTTAGAATCTAAAATCACACCCCTTTTAGAATTAAAGCCTACACATTTACACGACACTACACCTTGCTATTTTGGAAGCATTTGGGAGATAGAATTTGTTAGCCGATAG